Proteins encoded together in one Juglans regia cultivar Chandler chromosome 9, Walnut 2.0, whole genome shotgun sequence window:
- the LOC108985331 gene encoding uncharacterized protein LOC108985331 — MIILLVFLLCFLLLISHAELGESTWELSRKEEFQFEHQLINLQKSAIKSIQTDGDIYDCIDFYKQPGFNHPFWKNTTFQMKRKLFMEAMKTNVNLPVSTIGLKDGGCPYGTVPIMRIDEDGLTRAKMNSKILYLTEPGYHYAILQTKPDLTRKIEGIQAAFSCFNAKGVDESQYSSFRMTLSNNLDSIKTGLTVNPLLFKDNKTRLFTQVVMDGRRQCFNYLCPGYIQLNPQIPLGWPVDTISVIGGEQYVMKLQVLKEYINRGANTTELVWTLRVEAVENSILGFWPTKVFSKLSEFGNYADWGGEVYSPLDQPSPAMGTGIRPLGHKWSTAYSAHSRFVALAYHEADLQSKFESPNDTEVYESDSKSYSILDIGHKSKMPGDYLIIYDGPGGIQSN; from the exons ATGATCATCTTGTTAGTTTTTTTGTTGTGCTTTCTATTGCTGATCAGCCACGCTGAGCTGGGAGAATCAACTTGGGAGTTATCGAGAAAGGAAGAATTCCAATTTGAGCATCAACTTATAAATCTTCAGAAGTCTGCAATCAAAAGCAttcaa ACAGATGGAGACATATACGATTGTATTGACTTCTACAAACAGCCAGGATTTAATCACCCTTTTTGGAAGAATACCACATTTCAG ATGAAACGTAAATTATTTATGGAAGCAATGAAAACTAATGTGAATTTACCAGTGAGTACTATTGGTCTAAAAGATGGAGGTTGTCCTTATGGAACAGTTCCAATTATGAGAATTGATGAAGATGGCTTGACAAGAGCCAAAATGAATTCAAAGATCTTGTATTTGACAGAACCAGGATATCAT TACGCAATACTTCAAACAAAACCTGATCTTACTAGGAAGATTGAAGGAATTCAAGCAGCCTTCAGTTGCTTCAACGCCAAAGGAGTCGATGAATCGCAATATAGTTCATTTCGCATGACGCTTTCAAACAATCTTGACAGCATAAAAACGGGATTGACG GTAAATCCATTGCTATTTAAAGACAACAAAACTCGTCTGTTTACACAAGTCGTg ATGGACGGGAGAAGACAATGCTTTAATTACCTATGCCCGGGATATATACAACTCAATCCACAGATACCTCTAGGTTGGCCAGTCGATACTATTTCAGTTATCGGTGGAGAGCAGTATGTTATGAAATTGCAAGTCCTTAAG GAATATATAAATAGAGGGGCAAATACAACAGAATTGGTGTGGACATTACGAGTAGAAGCAGTAGAGAATAGCATACTTGGTTTTTGGCCAACAAAAGTATTTAGCAAACTGAGTGAGTTTGGTAACTATGCTGATTGGGGAGGAGAAGTTTACAGTCCGTTGGATCAACCAAGTCCTGCTATGGGTACCGGCATCCGTCCACTTGGACACAAATGGTCAACGGCCTACTCAGCACATAGTCGTTTTGTTGCACTTGCATATCATGAAGCTGATTTGCAATCAAAATTCGAGAGTCCCAACGATACAGAGGTGTATGAATCTGATTCAAAATCATACAGTATTTTAGATATTGGACATAAGAGTAAAATGCCTGGAGactatttgattatatatgatGGCCCTGGTGGAATACAAAGTAATTGA
- the LOC108985332 gene encoding uncharacterized protein LOC108985332, translated as MRSTSTGNLPVSIGLKDGGCPYGTVPIMRIDEDSLARAKMNTKMYLMSNIIDDDQEPGHHYAILQTKPDLTRKIEGIQASFSAFNAQGVDGSQHSSFRMMLSNGLDSIKTGLTVNPLLFQDNKTRLFTHVVIPLGWPVDLISVVGGKQYAIKLQVLKEYIGRGPNTTDFVWTLRFELKNDILGLWPTKVFSKLSEFGNYADWGGEVYSPLDQPSPAMGTGIRPLRHQWSTSYSAHSHFVALAYHEADLQSKFESPNETEVYESDPKLYSILDIGHRDKLIFGDYLIIYDGPGGIQSI; from the exons ATGAGATCAACCAGTACTGGAAATTTACCAGTGAGCATTGGTCTAAAGGATGGAGGTTGTCCTTATGGAACAGTTCCAATTATGAGAATTGATGAAGATAGCTTGGCAAGAGCCAAAATGAATACAAAGATGTATCTCATGTCAAATATTATAGATGATGATCAAGAACCAGGACATCAT TACGCAATACTTCAAACAAAACCTGATCTAACTAGGAAGATTGAGGGAATTCAAGCATCCTTCAGTGCCTTCAACGCCCAAGGAGTTGATGGATCGCAGCACAGTTCATTTCGCATGATGCTTTCAAACGGTCTTGACAGTATAAAAACAGGATTGACG GTAAATCCATTGCTATTTCAAGACAACAAAACTCGTCTATTTACACATGTCGTG ATACCTCTAGGTTGGCCAGTCGATCTTATTTCAGTCGTCGGCGGCAAGCAATATGCCATAAAATTGCAGGTCCTTAAGGAATATATAGGTAGAGGGCCAAATACAACAGACTTTGTGTGGACATTACGATTTGAACTAAAGAATGACATACTTGGTTTGTGGCCAACAAAAGTATTCAGCAAACTGAGTGAGTTTGGTAACTATGCTGATTGGGGAGGAGAAGTTTACAGTCCGTTGGATCAACCAAGTCCTGCTATGGGTACCGGCATCCGTCCACTTAGACACCAATGGTCCACGTCGTACTCAGCACATAGTCATTTTGTTGCACTTGCATATCATGAAGCTGATTTGCAATCAAAATTCGAGAGTCCCAACGAAACAGAGGTGTATGAATCCGATCCAAAATTATACAGTATTTTAGATATTGGACATagagataaattaatatttggagactatttgattatatatgatGGCCCCGGTGGAATACAAAGTATTTGA
- the LOC109014976 gene encoding uncharacterized protein LOC109014976, translating to MYPSDMASWVPDVVMVFFVCFLSLSHTDQAKTNWELTRQENSRFEQQLINLKKSAIKSIHEDGDIYDCIDFYKQPGFNHPFWKNTTIQMKRKLFMDAMKTKTSALSSNLGLKNGGCPYGTVPIMRVDEDDLARPKINSKIYNLRPNIDEEPGYHYAILGTKPDPTRKIDGIQAFFSNFLPKGVSGSQYSSFRMTLSNGLDSLKAGFTVIPLLFKDDKIRLFTHLVMGGRTQCFNQQCPGYIQLSSQIPLGWPLQNISIAGGEQYATKLRLIKDYVSTSWTELVWKLLLNEESVAVGFWPTTIFGQLSEFGNEADWGGEVYSPLDQSSPAMGTGIRPRWKKWDPNYSAHSRLVAIAYGGNSQSEFVNPNDAEVYESDPKSYSILDIGYVKNENIGRVIIYDGRGGLIKPTA from the exons ATGTATCCATCGGACATGGCTTCATGGGTACCGGACGTTGTGATGGTGTTTTTCGTCTGCTTTCTCTCGCTGAGCCACACTGATCAGGCTAAAACAAATTGGGAGTTGACGAGACAGGAAAATTCCAGATTCGAACAGCAACTTATAAACCTCAAGAAGTCTGCAATCAAAAGCATTCAT GAGGACGGAGACATATAtgattgtattgatttttacaaaCAACCAGGCTTTAATCACCCTTTTTGGAAGAATACTACAATTCAG ATGAAACGTAAATTATTTATGGATGCAATGAAAACCAAAACGAGTGCTTTATCATCGAATCTTGGGTTGAAAAATGGAGGTTGTCCTTATGGAACAGTTCCAATTATGAGAGTCGATGAAGATGACTTGGCAAGACCCAAAATAAATTCGAAGATATATAATCTGCGCCCAAATATAGATGAAGAACCCGGATATCAT TATGCAATACTTGGAACAAAACCCGATCCAACTAGGAAGATCGATGGAATTCAAGCATTCTTCAGTAACTTCCTCCCTAAAGGAGTCAGTGGATCTCAATACAGTTCATTTCGCATGACACTTTCAAATGGCCTTGACAGTTTAAAAGCGGGATTTACg GTAATTCCCTTGCTATTCAAAGACGACAAAATTCGACTATTTACGCATCTTGTG ATGGGTGGAAGAACACAATGTTTTAATCAACAATGTCCTGGATATATACAACTCAGTTCTCAAATACCATTAGGCTGGCctcttcaaaatatttcaattgCAGGTGGAGAGCAATATGCCACAAAATTGAGACTCATCaag GATTATGTAAGTACAAGCTGGACGGAATTAGTGTGGAAGTTACTACTTAATGAAGAGAGTGTTGCCGTTGGGTTTTGGCCGACGACAATATTTGGGCAACTGAGTGAGTTTGGAAATGAAGCTGATTGGGGAGGAGAAGTATACAGTCCATTGGACCAATCAAGTCCTGCCATGGGTACTGGCATTCGTCCACGCTGGAAAAAATGGGACCCAAACTATTCAGCTCATAGTCGGCTTGTTGCAATTGCATATGGTGGGAATTCACAATCAGAATTCGTAAATCCAAACGATGCAGAGGTATATGAATCTGATCCAAAATCATATAGTATTCTCGATATTGGATATGTTAAGAATGAAAATATTGGACGTGTGATTATATATGATGGTCGCGGTGGATTAATAAAGCCTACTGCTTAA
- the LOC108985352 gene encoding small heat shock protein, chloroplastic-like, translating into MASSMVLRRVTAPALFSKLLNPFRSASVAPSLSRSFSSEPQLSDFDKRDRSVNVDRRSDRSVSRRGVPAPFTDVFDPFSPTRSLSQVLNLMDQFLDNPFVAASQGLGAGSRRGFDVKEDNNALYIRMDMPGVDKDKVKVNVEQNTLIIQGEGEKESDDDENVRRYSSRLDLPPNLYKLDAIRAEMKNGVLKVVVPKVKEEERKDVIQVKIE; encoded by the exons ATGGCATCTTCTATGGTTCTTAGAAGGGTCACCGCTCCAGCCCTCTTCTCCAAGCTCCTCAACCCATTCCGCTCCGCCTCCGTCGCTCCCTCTCTTTCTCGCTCCTTCAGTTCCGAGCCCCAGCTCAGCGACTTCGACAAGCGCGACCGTTCCGTCAACGTCGACCGCCGTTCCGACCGTTCAGTCTCTCGCCGCGGTGTCCCCGCCCCCTTCACTG ATGTGTTCGATCCCTTCTCTCCGACAAGGAGCCTGAGCCAGGTGCTGAACCTGATGGATCAGTTTCTGGATAACCCATTTGTAGCAGCGTCGCAAGGCCTGGGAGCTGGGTCGAGGCGAGGCTTTGACGTGAAGGAGGACAACAACGCTCTCTACATTCGAATGGATATGCCGGGGGTTGACAAAGACAAGGTGAAGGTGAATGTGGAGCAGAATACTCTGATTATCCAAGGCGAGGGCGAGAAGGAATCGGATGATGATGAGAACGTGAGAAGGTACTCGAGCAGGCTTGATTTACCTCCGAATCTTTACAAGCTCGACGCGATCAGGGCCGAGATGAAGAATGGGGTTTTGAAGGTTGTGGTGCCAAAAGtgaaggaggaggagaggaaggaTGTGATCCAAGTGAAGATTGAGTGA
- the LOC108985350 gene encoding vesicle-associated protein 1-2-like: protein MLLHNHSQKSKKLNFTLTKAIAFEMNTGELLGIEPLELKFPFELKKQISCSLQLSNKTDNYVAFKVKTTNPKKYCVRPNTGIVLPRSTCDVTVTMQAQKEAPPDMQCKDKFLLQSAKANDGATTKDITPEMFNKEAGHVVEECKLRVVYVSPPQPPSPVQEGSEEGSSPRGSVSENGNANGAEFTNASRSFVDQLESQDKSAEAKVLISKLTEEKNNAIQQNNKLRQEMELLRREGHKGGAGVSFLFIIIVGLIGIILGYLMKKA, encoded by the exons atgcTTCTCCACAATCATTCCCAAAAATCTAAAAAGCTAAATTTCACATTAACCAAAGCCATTGCTTTCGAGATGAACACGGGAGAGCTCCTTGGCATCGAACCTCTCGAACTCAAGTTCCCCT TTGAATTGAAGAAACAGATCTCGTGTTCGCTTCAACTGTCAAATAAGACCGATAATTATGTAGCTTTCAAG GTGAAAACGACGAATCCGAAGAAGTATTGTGTTCGTCCGAACACCGGAATTGTCTTGCCACGGTCCACATGTGATGTTACGG TTACCATGCAAGCACAGAAGGAGGCTCCTCCTGACATGCAATGCAAGGACAAGTTTCTGCTTCAGAGTGCAAAAGCAAACGATGGTGCAACCACAAAAGATATTACCCCAGAAATG TTCAATAAGGAGGCTGGACATGTGGTTGAGGAGTGCAAATTGAGAGTTGTTTATGTTTCTCCACCCCAACCACCTTCTCCGGTACAAGAAGGCTCAGAAGAAGGGTCTTCACCTAGGGGTTCTGTTTCTGAGAATGGAAATGCAAATGGTGCTGAGTTCACCAAT GCTTCGAGATCATTTGTTGATCAGCTTGAGTCTCAAGACAAGTCTGCAGAG GCAAAAGTTCTTATTTCCAAACTGACCGAGGAAAAGAACAATGctattcaacaaaataacaagCTTCGTCAGGAAATG GAACTGCTGAGGCGTGAAGGCCACAAGGGTGGTGCTGGTGTCTCCTTCCTGTTCATCATCATTGTTGGATTGATTGGCATAATTTTGGGATATCTAATGAAGAAGGCATAA